TTCACGCAGGTGTTTGACAGCTATGCCCAGTTTGAGGAGAGCATGATTGCCGCAAAGATGGAGACCGCCTCAGAGCTGGGGCGCGAGGAGGAGGGTGAGCCTCTGGGGGCCCTGGCTGGTGGGGAGAGAGCTGAGTGGACCTCAGCGGGTAGGGGCGCGGCACAACTTAGGTGGGGCAGCCCCAGGAGGCTCAGCTGGGGGCCAgcagggaaggaggctgggtgaatGCAGGGGTTGTGGGGGTCTCGGAGGAGCCAGGAATGGTGACATATCTCAGGCCTGGACCAGAGCCTGGCAAGGCAGGAGGGCTAGGGGAACAGTGGGGGTAGGAGGGGTATCCTCAGtacctggggttgggggtgggactCAGGTGCACACCCGAGCTGAGTGTCTAGGGCCCAGAGCACTTGGCTGGGGGCTGGAGCGGAGTGAGGGCAGGGAGCAGAGGCGGCGGCGTTCGGGGCCCTGCATCCTGGGTCTCGGCCCCTCACGAACTCCCCTTGCGGCTCCCAGACGATGTGGACCTGGAGCTGCGCCTGGCCCGCTTCGAGCAGCTCATCAGCCGACGTCCCCTGCTGCTCAACAGCGTCTTGCTGCGCCAAAACCCACACCACGTGCACGAGTGGCACAAGCGTGTCGCCCTGCACCAGGGCCGCCCCCGGGAGGTGCGTGAAGCCTGCACTGGTCCTGCCCCTGAGGGCCCGTTTCCTGCAGAACTGGGGAGCCACCCACCTTCACCCATAATGTCACCTCCTGGGGCCTGACTGTGCTTAGTAGGTCCCATTCCACCCGTGTTCTTGGGATTCTCGTCCTGCTATGGCCCCGCCCCTCAGAGCCACAGCTCCCTCCTGGCCCCACCCCTTGGAGGGCCACAACTCCCTCTGGGCCCCGCCCCTTGGAGCGCCACAGCTCTCTCCCGGCCCCGCCCATTAGGGCCACAGCTCTCCTGACCCCGCCCCTTGGGGGGCCACAGCTCTCTTGGTCCCGACCCTTGGCAGGTGCCACAGCACCCTCCAGGCCCCACCCCTCAGAGCCACAGCTCTGCCCCAACACTCATCTGCAGGGTCCTGAGTCCCATATGACCTCCTCTCTCCTGTCTCCAGATCATCAACACCTACACAGAGGCTGTGCAGACGGTGGACCCCTTCAAGGCCACAGGCAAGCCCCACACTCTGTGGGTGGCGTTTGCCAAGTTTTATGAGGACAACGGGCAGCTGGACGATGTGAGCACCCTgctgcgtgtgcctgtgtgttcatgtatgtgtgcatgcatgtgtgtgctcgtgtgtgtgcatgtatgtgcgtgTGCCAGTGTTCATGCAtgtttgcatgcatgtgtgtgctcgtatgtgtgtgtgtgcctgtgtgttcatgtatgtgtgcatgcatgtgtgtgctcgtatgtgtgcatgtatgtgcgtTGCCTGTgttcatgtatgtgtgcatgcatgtgtgctcgtatgtgtgtgcatgtatgtgcgtgtgcctgtgttcatgtatgtgtgcatgcatgtgtgctcgtatgtgtgtgcatgtatgtgcgtgtgcctgtgttcatgtatgtgtgcatgcatgtgtgtgctcgtatgtgtgcatgtatgtgtgtgcctgtgttcatgtatgtgtgcatgcatgtgtgctcgtatgtgtgtgcatgtatgtgcgtgtgcctgtgttcatgtgtgcatgcatgtgtgtgttcgtatgtgtgcatgtatgtgtatgtgcctgtgtgttcatgtatgtgtgcatgcatgtgtgtgctcgtatatgtgtgcatgtatttgtgcctgtgtgttcatgtatgtgtgcatgcatgtgtgctcgtatgtgtgtgcatgtatgtgcgtgtgcctgtgtgtgcatgcgtgtgtgcatgtatgtgtgcctTGTGTtcatgtatgtgcatgcatgtgtgtgctcgTATGTGTGTGCTCGTATATGTGTGTTCGTGTGTTCatgtatgtgcacatgcacatgtgtgcttgtatgtgtgcatgtatgtgtgtgtgcctgtgtgcgcacgtgtgtgtgcatggatgtgtgcgtgtgtgcatgtgtgtgcatgtttgggtgcatgcatgtgtgtgcacacgtgtgtgcctgtgtgtatgcacatatgttTGTGCCTGTACGTTTGTGAGCACGGTCACCTTTCTGACCCTTGGTGATGGGGGCTGTCCAGGCGGGCAGGGTCTcagcctggcctctgcctgccctTGCAGGCCCGTGTCATCCTGGAGAAGGCCACCAAGGTGAACTTCAAGCAGGTGGATGACCTGGCAAGCGTGTGGTGTCAGTGCGGGGAGTTGGAGCTCCGACACGAGAACTACGATGAGGCCTTGCGGCTGCTGCGAGTGAGAACAGGCCCaggttgtggggtgggggctgcaggtTGTACGGCCGGGGCCCAGGACAGCCCCTGAGCGCCTCCCCGGCCGCTGTCTGCCCCTGCAGAAGGCCACGGCGCTGCCTGCCCGCCGGGCCGAGTACTTTGATGGCTCAGAGCCTGTGCAGAACCGCGTGTACAAGTCGCTGAAGGTCTGGTCCATGCTCGCCGACCTGGAGGAGAGCCTCGGCACCTTCCAGGTGAGCTGCCTGTGGCTGGGGAGGGACGGGGCCCCAGATTCAGCTGCAGAACCACCTCTGAcctgtccccatccccacccccatagTCCACCAAAGCCGTGTATGACCGCATCCTGGACCTGCGCATCGCGACACCCCAGATCGTCATCAACTATGCCATGTTCCTGGAGGAGCACAAGTACTTTGAGGAGAGCTTCAaggtgaggggctggggcagacCCAGAGGCCCCTGATGGTGGTGTCCCCTCCCCCAGGGAGCCTCGGCACCTTACAAGTCCGCTGGGGTTTGTGTGACACAGTATACAGACTGGGTGATTTAAACAACAGAGATTCAGCTTCTCcctgtcctggaggctggaagtccaggatgGAGgcgtgggcagggctggttcctcccgAGGCCTCTCTCCTTAGCTTATAGgcagccaccttctccctgtgtctttgtGTGGCCTTCTCTTTGTGTGTGTCACTTTCGAAATgtcctcttcttaaaaggacatcAGTCATAATGGATTAGGCGGCCCCTAATGACCTCAGTTTAACTTAATGATCTCATCTTCAAACAAATCTAccttctgaggtactgggggttaagaTTGCAGCATACGAATGTTGTGGCGGGGCACAGTTCATTCCACAGCAGGCACGGAGTTCTGCTTCCGTGTGCACCTGTGACTTGTGGGGAGGGTGTTGGTGCCAGTGTGTGCGGGCTGTCCCTGCCCCGCTGCTCAGGAGATGGCTTGTGGGGTCCATGGGGTGGGTTGCGTGTCTCCATGGCAAGGCCCTGTCCCGCGGCCGGAGCAgtcatgtttgtgtgtgtttctatggATCGTGTGGGCATTATACAGATACACAAATGGGGAGGTCGTACATGCACATATGTGCTGCTTCCTGTCCCTCTGCCTGGGGTTATGGCCTTCTCCCTGGGGATGGGCAGCCAGTATCAGCGGAGCTGGGGAGCCACCCACCTTCACCCATCCCCCATCACGTCACCACCTATGGGGTCAGACTGCTTAGCAGGTCCCATTGCACCCCTGTTCTTGGGGTTCTCGCAGAGGGAGACAGTGCAGAGGACAGACCCCAACAACTGCCATTAGGGACAGGGAAGGGCCCCGAGGGAGACCCAGCGGGCTCCCTACAGACGTCACCCAAGGACATCCCGGGTGCCTGGTGGTCTCTACCTACAGACTCTTACGTATGACCGTCCCTCTGGTAACAGGCGTACGAGCGCGGCATCTCGCTGTTCAAGTGGCCCAACGTGTCCGACATCTGGAGCACCTACCTGACCAAATTCATTGCCCGCTATGGGGGCCGCAAGCTGGAGCGGGCGCGGGACCTGTTTGAACAGGCTCTGGATGGCTGTCCCCCAAAATATGCCAAGAGTGAGGCGGGCAGACGGCATGGGAGGGCAGGCGGGCTGGGTTTCTGACTGGCCCTGGCTGACCatgcttccctcttccctctgccccGCCCAGCCTTGTACCTGCTGTACGCACAGCTGGAGGAGGAGTGGGGCCTGGCTCGGCATGCCATGGCCGTGTACGAGCGTGCCACCAGGGCTGTGGAGCCCGCCCAGCAGTATGACATGTTCAACATCTACATCAAGCGGGCGGCGGAGATCTATGGGGTCACGCACACTCGCGGCATCTACCAGAAGGCCATTGAGGTACCCACTGCGGGAGTCCAGGCCGGGGCCGGAGGTCCCTGAGCAGATGGAAGGGGTCCAggcaggtgggaggggctggggaggagcctTCTGGAAGCACAGGGATGGCCATAGTGTGTTGGGAGCCCCGACCTACCCTGGCCTCATTCCCGGCCTCCCCAACCCTGGTGTCCAGGTGCTGTCGGACGAGCATGCGCGTGAGATGTGCCTGCGGTTTGCAGATATGGAGTGCAAGCTCGGGGAGATCGACCGCGCCCGGGCCATCTACAGCTTCTGCTCCCAGATCTGTGACCCCCGGgtagggctgggggctggggagggacgGGCATCAGGGTTGGGGGTGTGGCAGAGTCAGCCACCTCACgggcacacacacccacccctgccctgccctgccctgccccccacACAGACAACCGGCGCGTTCTGGCAGACGTGGAAGGACTTCGAGGTCCGGCACGGCAACGAGGACACCATCAAGGAGATGCTGCGTATCCGGCGCAGCGTGCAGGCCACGTACAACACACAGGTCAACTTCATGGCCTCGCAGATGCTCAAGGTCTCCGGCAGTGCCACGGGCACCGGTGAGCCGCCCCAGCTGGCTGGGTCCCTGATCCAGGGCATCTCAGCCCGGCCTGACCTGGGCTTTCTGGGTCTGGAGCCTCAGGTCCTGACGGGAACCTCCTTGAGGGCTGAGCCATTGCCTGGGGGACTGGGACAGTGTGGCATCTGATGTGTGGTAGGGGCCCCCGTGGTGCTGaccccctgctcccaccccctAGTGTCTGACCTGGCCCCCGGGCAGAGCGGCATGGACGACATGAAGCTGCTGGAACAGCGGGCAGAGCAGCTGGCAGCTGAGGCGGAGCGCGACCAGCCCTCGCGTGcccagagcaagatcctgttcgTGAGGTGAGGGTGGATCCTGGGATGGGACAGGACTGGGACAGGTCCCGAGGGGGCCCAGGGTGGGGAACTGAGGCAGCTTGGCCTGTCCCCAGGAGTGACGCCTCCCGGGAGGAGCTGGCGGAGCTGGCACAGCAGGTCAACCCTGAGGAGATCCAGCTGGGCGAGGACGAGGATGAGGACGAGATGGACCTGGAGCCCAACGGTGAGGGCCTGGCGGGGATGGGGAcgggggcagggccagggcaggcCTCCGGGGACAGGCCACCGCCAGGAGGGTGACTGGCTCCCGCCTTCCCCACAGAGGTTCGGCTGGAGCAGCAGAGCGTGCCAGCCGCCGTGTTCGGCAGCCTGAAGGAAGACTGAcccgtcccccctcccctccccaataCAGCCACGTTTGTACATCAAGGTTTGAGcctccttcctgctgcccagGTGCCCGAGGGAGGGCAGCTCAGGAGTGCCTGGCCCTGGGCCCGGATTGGCTGCTGTGGGAGGTGGGGCGGCTGGGCCCTAGGCCAGACGCCGCCCGGCCTCACCCCGCAGAGCCAGTTCTGGACTCGAGAGGCCAGTCCCTCCGCTGCCTGGGGCCTTGGAGTGGGTCCTGCCCGGAAACTTCCTTGAGCCTCTGCAGCCTGGGAAGGGCAATCCGGCCCGACTGCCCAGGTCTTGCTAGCCCCTGCCTCTCAGGCTTTGTGTGGCGCCAGGCAGCTACCCCCTCCCTGGGGTGGCACCCGCTCTCTGCTCCCCACCAGGGACTGGCCCTTGCCCTCGAGTCTTGGAGTCAGGCAGGCTCTGGCCCAGCTCTGGGAACTGATTAGTAAGACGCTTCTGTGCCTGGAGGGGGGCTGGGTGCCAGACCTCGTGCACTGCCCCAGACCAGGGCGTGGTCCTTAGTCCTAAGCCTGGGAAGCCATTAGTGGACTCTAGGCTATTAAGGGGTTTTAAGCATCAAGGGATATAATCAGATTTGTGCTTCGAACGGGTTACACAGGCTGCTGTGTGGGCAGGAGGCAGCTGGGGACATGGGGAGGCCCAGGCCATTGGCTTGGACTTTGCGGGGAGGTGACAGGGCTGGAGAGAAGTGAGTGAGACAGGAGGGGAGGGCCGAGCTTCGTAGAACTGGGCGGCAGCTGGGAAGCCAGTGCCAGCCTGGGTTGCAGGGCAGGCTTTGCATCTGAGACACCCAGGCAATGCCAAGGGGGGCAACCGGATTGTCAGCTCTCAAACCTGGAATCGCTGGCCCAGAGGTAGATGCCAGGCCTGAAAACACCAGGCTGGCCAGGGTAGACAAGATCAAGTTAGAAGTTGGCCCCAGGCCAAACACTGGTTAGGGCCAGTAACAGCCACACAGAAGAGGAGAATCCAGCAAGTGGGGGTGGCCGAGGCTGCAGGGCCAGTCGGAAGCCTGGAGCCCGAGAGATCAGTTAAGAGGCAGCTTCGAAACAGCCCTGGTGGGGGGCTAGGGGGGATGGCAGGAAGGTGTGGGGCCCTCAGACCCTGGCTGAAGCTGCTTTAGGGGATTATGGGGGTTGAAGACACGAGTGGGTTCGAGAAAGAACAGGAGACTGAAAACGTAGCCAGGGAGTGTGGGACCCTGGCCAGCCTCGGAGGGGACAAGGCTCAActtctctttaaattattttattcaagaaGTGGGGGAGGACAGACAAGGGGACTGAGCTGAGCCCTGAGTCCCTGAACCTCCCAGCTCAGCCCCCACAGCAGGACTGGACTCAAAGTCAGTCAGAGGGTGGAGACTCCAGCCCCACCCAGACACGGCTGGGGACAGACAGGACCCAGGAATACCGACCGACTGTCCTCCGGGGGGGCGGCGGCCACAGCACACAGGGCCCGGCCTGTGGACTGCCCGGGTGGGGCTATTTGGGGGTGCTGCCGCCCTTCTTGGGAGTGGTGGGTTTCTTGCCCTGCCAGAGGTGTCCCTGGATGGTGAAGGCATCGACGCTCATGGACATGGTCTTGGCGGGGATCTGGGTGAAGCGCTTGCGGTCCGAGTTGTACTTGTAGATGCCTTCCACCATGGCGGGCGTGACGGTCCGGGGCCCGTACCCCGCCAGCCGCGACAGCTCCTCCGTCTCCCCCGACAGCGTGTAGAGTGCCCGGAACTGGCAGCTCGAGTCGCGAAAGAGGATCAGGAAGTGGTTGGCCTTGCTTTTCTCGATTTCCTGGGCAGGAGTGCCGGAAATGGTCAGCCGGCCAAGCCAGGCCACCTACCCACCCGCCAGCCCCCAACTCCCACATGTGGGCGGGCTCACCTCCAGAATGCGGTTCTTCTGCGGTTCGTTCACCTTGCCCGCCAGGCAGCAGTGTGACAGGGCGTTGTGGATGATGAACTTGTTAGACTTGGCGCTGGGCTCCTTGTACAGCCGTGGACCTAGAGAGtgaggcgggggcggggcggggaggggggcggCGGGGGACAGCAGGAATGAGCAGGGGCCATGGAGGTGGGCGCCTGTTGCTCCCCACATCACCCAGAGCCCCCGCTCACCTGTGTACTCGGGCACCGATGCTGGGGAGGAGGCATTGCTGCCATTTTCCCAGTCCCGTTCGCGGCTTCCAGGCAGGCGGCTTGGGGACATGAGACCCGACGGGGAGGGAGCCCTGCCGTGGGGGAAGGATGGGATGGAGGTGTGGTCAGAGATGGGAAGCTTCCCGAGGTGAAGAGGGGCCAAGGAAAAGAAGGGCCATGGCTGGGcatcatggctcacgcctgtaatcccagcactttgggaggccaaggcgggcagatcagttgaggtcaggagtttgaggccagcctggccaacatggtgagacctcatctctacaggcACAGGTAaccccggctactcgggaggctgaggcatgagaatcgcttgcacccagaaggcggaggttgcagtgagccaagattgcaccactgcactccagcctgggcgacagaatgagactccctctcaaaaaaaaatgaaaaggtggGCCCCACACACTGCAGAGGAGGCGGTATACACTACAAGTCCATGCAGCGCCCCATCCTGTCCTCCTCCCTCAGGAACACCCGGCACTCAGGTGCACCGAGGCACACACTTGGGTCCTGTCTGCCAGGTACAGACTATCCCCCATGCACACGTGCCCACAGGCGTCCCTCCATCTCTTCATGGCACATCCATACTCTCGAGCCATACCGCCCTGTAGGTTCACCCAGATGCCTGCACACCTCCCAGGCTCTGAGAGGCCACCCAGCACataccccccccccccgccatgCAGGCTGAACTCACCGAGACGTGGGCCTCTTCACCCCGAGGTTATTGTGGGCCTCGTTGGCCACAGTGGACAGTGACAGGGTGGACTGGGAATAGATTTTGCTCAGCCGAGAGCCTGGGGACAGAAAGTGCAGGTCAGTGCCCACCAGAAGCCCCCTGCCCTCCACAACACCCGGTCCAGCAGGCTTTGGGGGGAACACAGGAGGAGTCAGCCCTGCCCAAGACCCGTCGGCCCTCTGCAGCCCCCCAATGGAGGGCCCCCTATGAGGGAGGATGCTCTGCCCAGCAGGTGGTAGGGAACAGCACTGGGTCAGCCCCTACTGGCAACACCTCACCCCATATTCCCAAAGGTTCTTATCCATTAAGCCACAGAAGAAAGACCCCTCACCCCACTGTACCCCACATCCCtatggaagtcttttttttttttttttttttgagacggagtctcgctctgtcgcccaggctggagtgcagtggtgcaatcttggctcaccgcaacctccacctcccaggctcaagcaattctcctgcctgtctcccaagtagctgggactacaggcgtgccaccatgcccggctaatttttgtatttttaatagagatggggtttcaccatgttggccaggctggtcttgaactcctgacttgtgagccacgtgcctcagcctcccaaagtgctgggataacaggcatgagccactgcgcccagccccctaTGGAAGTCTTTACCCAAGAGACACCCAGAGGCTCCCTGTCACTCCACATACCCGTCCCCTCCCTGTACCCCTGCTTAcatctccctccccctccccctttacCCATGGGGGCCTCACCCAGTGAGCCCCGGAAAGGGCACTGGGCAGGCCCCGTCCCTCAAGGGTCCTCACCCAGCAGGCCGCGGGCTGGGCTTCGTGCCAAGGCCGAGTCGTCACAGCAGCCAGAGCGAGGCCGGGGGGCCCTCCGCCCGCCCCGACCTGGGCCCCCGGACCCCGCAGCCCGGGGCCGCAGCACCTTATCGAGGTCGTCCATGAGCTTCAGCTGGGCCCGGCGCTCGTACTCCTGCCGTGTGAAGTCCCCCTTCCGGGGACCCACCTCCTCCTCCGCTGGAGCCCGGGCAGCAGGGGCTGGGGTCGCCATCGGGGCTACGGGGACTGCGGACACAGGCGGGGCTGGGCCAGGGGCCTCCTCTTGGGCCAGCCTGCAGATCACAGGGAATCGGCATCAGAACCACTCACGGGGTCCGCGGTGGTAGACAGGCCAAGGAGCAGCCGACCTGGGCAGGCCCGGTCTCACCTCGCGGCCTCCTCCCTCCGCTGTTCCTTCTCCGCCTCCTGCCACTGCTTGCGCCGCCGCGCCTCCTCCACTCGCCGCTGCTGCCGCTCCAGCAGGCTGGCCCGCTTTTGGGCCATCTCATCCTCAGGCTTGTCTTCATCCTGGGGACAGATGCCGAGTCTAGctagccaccccctcccccagcatgGCTGGAGGCCCATCTTCCATCCACCCAGCCTGCCTGCCACCCACCTATGCTTTCGTTTTCATCACTGTTCTAAATACACTTAGTTGGTGCCTACTGTATGCACAGCCACACTAAGTACTGGGACACATACAGGGATGGGGGACACTGGGTGCTGCTCACATACGCAGTGCTTAACCCAATGCGGAAGACAAAGGCAGCAGAAAGCAGTGAGTGCCAGCAAAAGCTCGTGTTGGGCAGACACACTACACTGCGGGAGGACCCTGGCCTGGGCTTTGGACACCCAGGAAGGCTTCCCGGAGGAACTACCCTGTAGAATGATCAGAACTTAACTAGGTAGGCATACAGGGGTATGGAGCAGCGCGTTCCAGGCAGATGCGACGGCTAGTGCTGAGGCCCTGAGGCTGGAACAAACCTATTGAGGGGCACGGAAGTACAGGGGGGCCAGTGTGGCTGGGACACAGAGCTGAGGACAGTGGCACAGGACTAAgtcaggctcacacctgtaatcccagcactttgggaggccaaggctggtggatcacctgaggtcacgagtttgagaccagcctggccaccatggcaaaaccctgtctctactaaaaatacaaaagttagctgggtatggtggcgtagtcttgtagtcccagctactcaggaggctgggacaggagaatcacttgaacccaggagatggaggttgcagtgagtcaagatcacgccattgcactccaacctgggccgcagagcaagattccgtctcaaaaaataaaaaataaaaaaaaatgagcatagCCCAAAGCCCTGGGGAGGACTTTCATTCTAAAAGCAAGGGTAAGGGGAGCAGTCCACTGCTCAGTGGAAAATGGCCCGGGATGGAGGCGGGCAGCAGAGGCCAGTCGGAAGGTGATCCTAGGTGTCCAGATGAGACACGGTGGTGGCCCCAGCTGGGAGAGCCATGGGAATGGAGAGACAGTGGACACGGGGAAGGGCCAGGAAAGGAGCGtgctgggggtgagggggtgaaGGAGAGGATGAAAAAGAAGATGCCCTGAAGATCCTGGTCTTGTCCGTCCATCTGTCCATCACCCACCCATGCAACCAGCCACTcatccatctgtctatccatcaCTCCTCCCTGTTTCTCCACTCCTCCCCACATCTATCTATCCCCCTTGTCCGGCCACCCATACCTTGTTTGGGAGGGAGATGACTGGGCCAGCCCCCACTGGAAACCCCTCACCCCCAAACATACCTGAGGGCCTCACTCATTAAGCCACAGAGGGAGGACCTCTCACCCCACTGCACCCCTACAGCCCCTTGTGGAAGTCCTAACCCAACAGACAACGTCAAATC
The sequence above is drawn from the Macaca thibetana thibetana isolate TM-01 chromosome 19, ASM2454274v1, whole genome shotgun sequence genome and encodes:
- the XAB2 gene encoding pre-mRNA-splicing factor SYF1; its protein translation is MVVMARLSRPERPDLVFEEEDLPYEEEIMRNQFSVKCWLRYIEFKQGAPKPRLNQLYERALKLLPCSYKLWYRYLKARRAQVKHRCVTDPAYEDVNNCHERAFVFMHKMPRLWLDYCQFLMDQGRVTHTRRTFDRALRALPITQHSRIWPLYLRFLRSHPLPETAVRGYRRFLKLSPESAEEYIEYLKSSDRLDEAAQRLATVVNDERFVSKAGKSNYQLWHELCDLISQNPDKVQSLNVDAIIRGGLTRFTDQLGKLWCSLADYYIRSGHFEKARDVYEEAIRTVMTVRDFTQVFDSYAQFEESMIAAKMETASELGREEEDDVDLELRLARFEQLISRRPLLLNSVLLRQNPHHVHEWHKRVALHQGRPREIINTYTEAVQTVDPFKATGKPHTLWVAFAKFYEDNGQLDDARVILEKATKVNFKQVDDLASVWCQCGELELRHENYDEALRLLRKATALPARRAEYFDGSEPVQNRVYKSLKVWSMLADLEESLGTFQSTKAVYDRILDLRIATPQIVINYAMFLEEHKYFEESFKAYERGISLFKWPNVSDIWSTYLTKFIARYGGRKLERARDLFEQALDGCPPKYAKTLYLLYAQLEEEWGLARHAMAVYERATRAVEPAQQYDMFNIYIKRAAEIYGVTHTRGIYQKAIEVLSDEHAREMCLRFADMECKLGEIDRARAIYSFCSQICDPRTTGAFWQTWKDFEVRHGNEDTIKEMLRIRRSVQATYNTQVNFMASQMLKVSGSATGTVSDLAPGQSGMDDMKLLEQRAEQLAAEAERDQPSRAQSKILFVRSDASREELAELAQQVNPEEIQLGEDEDEDEMDLEPNEVRLEQQSVPAAVFGSLKED